A region of Chitinophaga horti DNA encodes the following proteins:
- a CDS encoding mannose-1-phosphate guanylyltransferase, with protein sequence MTPLNNHFYVAIMAGGIGSRFWPYSRTDYPKQFLDMLNTGKTLLQWTYERFAQFIPPNNIYVVTHNAYADLVAEQLPQLPKANIVGEPSRKNTAPCVDYISHKISKKDPKASIICAPADHLIMDGVSFTSTCLNALQFVEKHSALVTLGIKPTRPDTGYGYIQFETEQVADNVYKVKTFTEKPNLELAKTFLKSGDFLWNAGIFVWNARSILAAFKTHLPEMDELFVNEQAALNTDAEAEVIERIYSQCTNISIDYGIMEKADNVYVIPSNFGWSDLGTWASAYDNLDKDEQGNAVQGKNVMLVEAANNMVKAPHDKLVLLQGLDDYIVIDTADVLLVCKKENEQQIKEYVSEVKRHKGDKYL encoded by the coding sequence ATGACACCCTTGAATAACCATTTCTACGTGGCCATTATGGCCGGAGGTATCGGTAGCCGTTTTTGGCCTTATAGCCGCACCGACTACCCCAAGCAGTTCCTGGACATGCTTAATACTGGAAAAACCTTATTGCAGTGGACATATGAACGGTTTGCACAGTTCATTCCCCCTAACAATATTTATGTAGTGACCCATAATGCTTATGCAGACCTGGTGGCCGAGCAATTACCACAACTGCCTAAAGCTAATATCGTGGGCGAGCCTTCGCGGAAAAACACCGCGCCGTGCGTGGACTACATCTCCCACAAGATCAGCAAAAAAGATCCGAAGGCGAGCATTATCTGTGCGCCGGCCGATCATCTTATCATGGACGGGGTAAGCTTTACCAGCACCTGCCTGAATGCGCTGCAGTTTGTTGAAAAACATAGCGCACTGGTTACGCTGGGCATTAAACCTACTCGTCCCGACACGGGCTACGGCTACATCCAGTTCGAGACCGAACAGGTGGCCGACAATGTGTATAAGGTGAAAACTTTTACCGAAAAGCCGAACCTGGAGCTGGCCAAAACCTTCCTGAAAAGTGGTGACTTCCTCTGGAATGCCGGCATTTTCGTCTGGAATGCCCGCAGCATCCTGGCAGCATTTAAAACACACCTCCCCGAAATGGACGAGCTGTTTGTAAATGAGCAAGCCGCGCTTAACACGGATGCGGAAGCCGAAGTGATCGAACGTATCTATTCTCAGTGCACCAACATTTCCATTGACTACGGAATTATGGAAAAGGCGGATAACGTGTACGTGATCCCTTCCAATTTCGGATGGAGCGACCTGGGTACCTGGGCGTCTGCTTACGACAACCTGGATAAGGACGAACAGGGTAACGCGGTGCAAGGTAAAAACGTAATGCTCGTAGAAGCTGCCAACAATATGGTAAAGGCGCCGCACGACAAACTCGTGTTACTACAAGGCCTCGACGACTACATTGTCATCGATACGGCAGACGTATTGCTCGTGTGTAAGAAGGAGAACGAACAGCAGATCAAAGAGTATGTATCTGAAGTAAAAAGGCATAAGGGAGATAAATACCTTTAG
- a CDS encoding KpsF/GutQ family sugar-phosphate isomerase: MKQQISVNIKETALRTIGLEAAAIRSLEQYIDDDFTSAVELIARCEGRVVITGIGKSAAIAQKIVATLNSTGTPAIFMHAADAIHGDLGMVREHDIVLCISKSGESPEIKVLVPLVKNFGNVLIAMVGKKDSFLARSAQFVLNTSVEQEACPNNLAPTSSTTAQLVMGDALAVCLIELKGFTAADFAKFHPGGTLGKRLYLKVEDLRKLHDAPKVNVNSSLREVIVEISSKMLGVTAVLDDAGQLQGIITDGDLRRMLEKSIDPKDVTAADIMSINPKAIQEEELAVNALEMMRQYDITQLLAMRGDQYAGIIHLHDLIREGII, translated from the coding sequence ATGAAACAACAGATATCCGTTAATATAAAGGAAACGGCCTTAAGAACCATAGGACTGGAAGCGGCCGCCATCCGCAGCCTTGAGCAATATATCGACGACGATTTTACAAGTGCCGTAGAGCTTATTGCCCGATGTGAGGGGCGAGTTGTTATTACCGGCATCGGTAAAAGCGCCGCCATCGCACAAAAAATTGTCGCCACCCTTAATTCTACAGGTACTCCCGCTATATTCATGCATGCCGCGGACGCAATCCATGGCGACCTCGGTATGGTCCGTGAACATGATATTGTACTGTGCATCAGCAAAAGCGGCGAATCGCCGGAAATAAAGGTACTGGTTCCCCTGGTCAAAAATTTTGGTAACGTGTTGATCGCGATGGTAGGAAAGAAAGATTCTTTTCTGGCGCGCTCGGCACAATTTGTGCTGAATACGAGCGTCGAGCAAGAGGCTTGTCCCAATAACCTGGCTCCTACTTCCAGCACAACAGCACAATTAGTAATGGGCGATGCATTGGCAGTTTGCCTCATCGAGTTAAAAGGCTTTACCGCGGCCGATTTTGCAAAATTTCATCCGGGAGGCACACTTGGTAAAAGACTCTACCTTAAAGTGGAAGATCTTCGTAAATTGCACGATGCGCCCAAAGTAAATGTAAACAGCTCCCTCCGCGAAGTTATCGTGGAGATATCATCAAAAATGCTGGGAGTCACGGCAGTTTTAGATGATGCAGGCCAATTACAGGGAATTATAACGGATGGCGATTTACGCCGTATGCTCGAAAAAAGCATTGATCCAAAGGATGTTACAGCCGCAGATATTATGTCGATTAACCCTAAAGCCATTCAGGAAGAAGAGTTAGCGGTAAATGCCCTGGAAATGATGCGACAATACGATATTACACAACTGTTGGCCATGAGAGGTGACCAATATGCGGGAATTATACATTTACACGATTTAATCAGAGAAGGAATTATTTAA
- the recQ gene encoding DNA helicase RecQ produces MAVAKVSLLDALHEHFGFDSFKGNQEKIINSILSGKDTFVIMPTGGGKSLCYQLPALMLPGVALIVSPLIALMKNQVDLVRSYSSKDNVAHFLNSTLTKAQIKKVRSDLTSGKTKMLYVAPETLTKQENLDFFRELQISFIAVDEAHCISEWGHDFRPEYRRLKEMIDMISSDLPIIALTATATPKVQSDIVKNLVLRTPEIFISSFNRPNLYYEIRSKRKKDQTIKDIVKFIHQHKGKSGIIYTLNRKTTEELADMLVANGIKAVAYHAGLDSGTRASRQDMFLLEEVEVIVATIAFGMGIDKPDVRFVIHYNIPKSLENYYQETGRAGRDGLEGICVCFYSHKDVQKLEHLMRDKALSEREMGAQLINETVAYAESSVCRRKVILHYFGETLEKENCGNCDNCRNPKEKIEVKNRVVIALKAIQSLEERFGSEYVVNIITGKTNPQISTFKHDKLDVFGEGKEFDAHFWNSLLRQMMLEGLIEKDIEEYGLLKIMDKGKKFLKKPYSIMVSLNHQFDEEGGEEDDEISGEAQASADPVLFEMLKELRKKVAKEKNLPPFVIFLETSLEDMATQYPTTVQELEKIQGVSKGKAIRYGKQFVDVIAKFVEENDIVKPDDFVMKSVVNKSGLKVFIIQNIDKKVPLETIAKNKELTYSQLLDEMETIVASGTKLNLDYCLDEELDDYAQDEIMEYFKGCETSSLALAKEELSEDNYTLEQLKLMRIKFLVVYGN; encoded by the coding sequence ATGGCTGTTGCAAAGGTAAGTTTGTTGGATGCATTACACGAACATTTCGGTTTTGATTCCTTCAAGGGGAACCAGGAAAAGATCATAAATAGCATCCTTTCAGGTAAAGATACATTCGTAATCATGCCCACGGGCGGTGGCAAGTCTTTGTGCTATCAATTACCGGCACTCATGCTGCCGGGCGTGGCGCTGATCGTTTCGCCGCTGATTGCGCTGATGAAAAACCAGGTAGACCTGGTGCGTTCGTACAGTAGCAAGGATAATGTGGCGCATTTTCTAAACTCTACATTAACAAAGGCGCAAATTAAAAAGGTAAGATCTGATCTTACCTCCGGTAAAACGAAAATGCTTTACGTAGCGCCGGAAACGCTCACGAAGCAGGAAAACCTGGATTTCTTCCGCGAACTCCAGATTTCGTTTATTGCCGTAGATGAAGCGCATTGTATTTCGGAGTGGGGACACGACTTCAGGCCGGAGTACCGCCGTTTAAAGGAAATGATCGACATGATCAGCAGCGACCTGCCGATTATTGCGCTGACCGCTACGGCAACGCCGAAAGTACAGAGCGATATTGTGAAGAACCTCGTGCTTCGTACGCCCGAGATTTTCATTTCTTCCTTTAACCGTCCCAACCTGTACTACGAAATCCGCTCCAAGCGTAAAAAGGACCAGACCATCAAGGACATCGTTAAGTTTATCCATCAACATAAAGGGAAAAGCGGCATTATTTATACGCTTAACCGCAAAACGACGGAAGAACTTGCGGACATGCTGGTAGCTAACGGAATTAAGGCCGTGGCGTACCATGCGGGGCTCGATTCGGGTACACGTGCCTCAAGGCAAGACATGTTCCTGCTCGAGGAAGTGGAAGTAATCGTCGCCACGATCGCCTTTGGGATGGGCATTGACAAACCGGACGTTCGTTTCGTTATTCACTACAACATTCCCAAAAGCCTGGAAAACTATTACCAGGAAACTGGTCGCGCTGGCCGTGACGGGTTGGAGGGCATTTGTGTTTGCTTCTATTCGCATAAGGATGTGCAGAAACTGGAGCACCTGATGCGCGATAAAGCATTGAGCGAAAGGGAGATGGGTGCGCAGCTTATTAACGAAACAGTCGCTTATGCGGAAAGTTCCGTTTGCCGCCGTAAGGTAATTCTCCACTATTTCGGCGAAACGTTGGAAAAGGAGAATTGTGGCAACTGCGATAACTGCCGCAATCCGAAGGAGAAAATCGAAGTAAAAAACCGCGTCGTAATTGCACTTAAAGCGATCCAATCACTGGAAGAACGATTTGGTAGCGAATACGTTGTGAATATCATCACCGGTAAAACAAATCCGCAGATCAGCACTTTTAAGCATGACAAGCTGGATGTATTCGGTGAAGGCAAAGAATTTGACGCCCACTTCTGGAACTCGCTGCTTCGCCAAATGATGCTGGAGGGATTGATTGAGAAGGATATAGAAGAATATGGCCTGCTCAAAATTATGGACAAAGGCAAAAAATTCCTGAAAAAGCCTTACTCCATCATGGTATCGTTGAACCACCAGTTCGATGAAGAGGGTGGGGAAGAGGACGATGAGATTTCCGGCGAAGCGCAGGCTTCTGCGGATCCTGTGTTATTCGAGATGCTGAAGGAACTGCGTAAAAAGGTAGCAAAAGAAAAGAACCTGCCGCCTTTCGTGATTTTCCTGGAAACATCCCTCGAGGACATGGCCACGCAGTACCCCACCACGGTTCAGGAACTGGAAAAGATCCAGGGCGTGAGTAAGGGCAAAGCCATTCGTTACGGTAAACAGTTCGTGGACGTAATCGCCAAGTTTGTGGAGGAAAATGATATTGTGAAGCCCGATGACTTCGTGATGAAAAGCGTAGTAAACAAAAGTGGTCTTAAAGTATTCATTATCCAGAATATAGATAAAAAAGTACCGCTCGAAACCATCGCCAAAAATAAGGAGTTAACGTACTCCCAATTGCTGGATGAAATGGAAACGATCGTCGCCAGTGGTACTAAACTAAACCTGGATTATTGCCTGGACGAAGAACTCGATGATTACGCACAGGACGAAATCATGGAATACTTTAAAGGATGCGAAACATCCAGCCTCGCTTTAGCAAAAGAAGAATTGTCAGAAGATAACTACACCCTGGAACAATTGAAGCTCATGCGCATCAAGTTCCTGGTGGTGTACGGCAACTAA
- a CDS encoding DUF3050 domain-containing protein: protein MNIERLQQAIAPAREQVITHSLYQKLQSLEDVKLFMQHHIFAVWDFMSLLKALQRELTCVSLPWVPKGTPDTRYLINEIVTGEESDVDELGNRCSHFELYLRAMQQAGADTAPMLQLLKEATKAPIDEVLSESVLPGAVTGFLQFTFGVIASAKLHVMAAIFTFGREDLIPDMFHELVQDLDAKFPGTLSIFKYYLERHIEVDGGHHSQLAQEMVIALCGNDEQKWNEATAASIAALEWRAKLWSGVLQ, encoded by the coding sequence ATGAACATCGAACGATTACAACAAGCAATTGCTCCTGCACGGGAACAGGTTATTACACATTCCCTGTACCAGAAACTGCAATCCCTGGAAGACGTGAAGTTGTTTATGCAGCATCATATTTTTGCTGTCTGGGATTTTATGTCGCTTCTCAAGGCGCTGCAACGCGAGCTTACATGTGTCAGCCTACCCTGGGTGCCAAAGGGCACTCCTGATACGCGCTATCTGATCAACGAAATTGTAACCGGCGAGGAGAGCGACGTAGATGAACTGGGTAATCGTTGCAGTCACTTCGAATTGTACCTTCGTGCTATGCAACAGGCCGGTGCCGATACCGCCCCGATGTTACAGTTGCTAAAAGAGGCCACGAAAGCGCCGATCGATGAAGTACTTTCCGAAAGCGTGTTACCCGGCGCAGTAACCGGTTTTCTACAGTTTACTTTTGGGGTAATCGCGTCAGCTAAACTGCATGTAATGGCAGCTATTTTTACTTTCGGCAGGGAAGATCTGATTCCCGATATGTTTCACGAACTGGTGCAAGACCTCGACGCGAAGTTTCCTGGTACATTAAGCATCTTTAAATATTACCTGGAAAGGCATATCGAAGTGGATGGCGGCCACCACAGTCAGCTGGCGCAGGAAATGGTAATTGCACTCTGCGGCAACGACGAACAAAAGTGGAACGAGGCAACTGCCGCGTCCATAGCAGCTTTGGAGTGGCGGGCGAAGTTATGGAGCGGTGTGCTTCAATAA
- a CDS encoding recombinase family protein — protein MNKTLLLFDSFAKGKKMQGMRSNNCVIYTRVSTKEQADNNMSLGTQRKICEQYASKGGLQIMGYFGGTYESAKTDERREFNKMLAFVKKSKERIAYIIVYSVDRFSRSGTNAMYITDQLKKQGIVVYAVTQPTDASTASGSLQQNIQFIFSEYDNQLRREKCMAGVKEKLLTGVWCTAPPMGYDIVKRDGKKEFVVNKKGKLLGKGFQWKAEGVSNEEVRSRLAAHGLKLSNQRISDFLRNPFYCGLIVHNALEGRVVEGIQEKVVSKEVFLRVNGILSQRHQGYSVKPENEVVPLKRFLKCDYCGNYLRAYKAYKNQEYYYKCNTPGCKCNKRADSLHKTFRELIAGYTLDVNEDYRQLLKIQTIATYNQLTQESSQKREGLEQQIEEIDRRIKRLRDRLAMEEIDREMYEEYKAKFLEERHAIAKELAKQGNKVSNLEKCVDGIISYASKLAATWDSGGYAEKQKLQFSVFPEGMLYNRKNDECRTPRVNEVFRQMTGLVRVLGEKENGNNTSNCTVPALVV, from the coding sequence ATGAATAAAACACTATTACTTTTTGATTCCTTTGCCAAAGGGAAGAAAATGCAGGGAATGCGTAGCAATAACTGCGTGATTTATACGCGTGTATCCACCAAAGAACAGGCAGATAATAATATGAGCCTGGGTACACAGCGTAAAATTTGTGAACAATACGCCAGCAAAGGTGGCTTACAGATTATGGGGTATTTTGGGGGAACCTACGAAAGTGCAAAAACAGACGAGCGCCGGGAGTTTAATAAAATGCTGGCCTTTGTGAAAAAGAGCAAAGAGCGGATTGCCTATATTATTGTCTATAGCGTAGATCGTTTCAGCCGTTCCGGTACAAACGCCATGTATATTACGGACCAGTTGAAAAAACAGGGTATAGTAGTGTATGCCGTTACGCAACCAACAGATGCTTCTACCGCCAGTGGCAGCCTGCAACAAAATATCCAGTTTATTTTCAGCGAGTATGATAACCAGCTACGCCGGGAAAAGTGCATGGCTGGAGTGAAAGAAAAACTCTTAACGGGTGTTTGGTGTACCGCTCCTCCAATGGGATATGATATTGTAAAAAGGGATGGAAAGAAGGAATTTGTTGTTAATAAAAAGGGAAAACTGCTTGGTAAAGGCTTCCAGTGGAAAGCAGAAGGAGTATCTAATGAAGAGGTAAGGTCGCGGCTGGCGGCTCACGGGTTAAAATTAAGTAACCAGCGCATATCCGACTTTTTACGGAATCCATTCTATTGTGGCCTAATTGTCCATAATGCACTGGAAGGCCGGGTAGTGGAGGGCATACAGGAAAAAGTGGTATCAAAAGAGGTCTTCCTACGTGTGAACGGCATTCTCTCCCAACGCCATCAGGGCTATAGCGTTAAACCAGAAAACGAAGTAGTTCCGCTGAAGCGTTTCCTGAAATGTGATTATTGTGGTAATTATTTACGGGCCTATAAAGCTTACAAAAATCAGGAATACTATTATAAGTGTAATACCCCTGGTTGCAAATGCAATAAAAGGGCTGATAGTCTACATAAAACCTTTCGGGAATTAATAGCAGGTTATACCCTCGACGTAAACGAAGATTACCGCCAATTACTGAAAATACAAACTATTGCCACCTACAACCAGCTAACACAGGAAAGTAGCCAGAAACGGGAAGGGCTGGAACAGCAGATAGAAGAGATCGACAGAAGGATAAAACGGCTGAGAGATCGCCTTGCGATGGAAGAAATAGACCGGGAAATGTATGAAGAATACAAGGCTAAATTTCTGGAAGAACGCCATGCCATAGCTAAAGAACTGGCAAAACAGGGAAATAAGGTGTCGAACCTTGAAAAATGTGTAGATGGCATCATTAGTTATGCCTCAAAACTCGCTGCTACATGGGATTCTGGCGGATATGCAGAGAAACAGAAGCTACAATTTTCCGTGTTTCCCGAAGGGATGCTGTATAATCGCAAAAATGATGAATGTCGAACTCCGCGTGTAAATGAAGTATTCCGTCAAATGACAGGACTGGTGCGGGTTTTAGGGGAAAAAGAAAACGGGAACAATACATCTAACTGTACTGTTCCCGCTTTAGTGGTGTGA
- a CDS encoding sensor histidine kinase: MPTPVNHLPESTPLPADTETMKTFMGMLAHEMRTQVAGICTASTILLEERGSGKRLQQYLSHIKYSGEDLLHVLDNMMATATVGNGNLDITLKDTRVQLREWLKLHLRQYNLITAVRDIKLKTVVHRSVPEYITTDVIKLGQVLKNLIDNAIKHSPPNSYISITIHPLGDNRLLFQVTDQGVGIPEDKIHLLFQPFRQLDNGLAGTGLGLYISKLYATSLGGDVMIGSNHNSGTTFLLLITHKTDA; encoded by the coding sequence ATGCCTACACCAGTAAACCATCTACCCGAATCTACCCCGCTGCCAGCAGATACCGAAACCATGAAAACCTTTATGGGGATGCTGGCCCATGAAATGCGCACCCAAGTGGCCGGTATCTGTACTGCCAGTACCATATTATTAGAGGAACGCGGCAGCGGTAAACGTCTGCAACAGTACCTCTCCCATATTAAGTACAGTGGCGAAGACTTATTGCATGTATTAGATAATATGATGGCTACAGCTACGGTAGGGAATGGGAACCTGGATATAACACTTAAAGATACCCGTGTCCAATTACGGGAATGGCTGAAATTGCACCTGCGTCAATATAATCTTATTACTGCCGTAAGGGATATAAAATTAAAAACGGTGGTTCATCGATCTGTACCTGAATATATCACTACAGATGTCATCAAGTTGGGGCAGGTATTGAAAAACCTGATAGATAACGCGATAAAGCACAGCCCACCCAACAGCTACATTTCCATTACTATTCATCCTTTAGGTGACAACCGGTTATTATTTCAGGTGACAGATCAGGGAGTGGGTATTCCTGAGGACAAAATTCATCTGCTGTTTCAGCCGTTCCGGCAACTTGACAACGGGCTTGCCGGAACAGGTTTAGGGTTGTACATCTCCAAACTTTATGCAACCTCATTAGGAGGTGATGTAATGATCGGTAGCAATCATAATAGTGGTACCACATTCCTGCTCCTGATTACCCATAAAACGGATGCCTGA
- a CDS encoding helix-turn-helix transcriptional regulator, translating to MDKPKFNRIKAVLAEKGISNKELAENVGVTEGTVSTWCRNYKQPKIETLFEIARYLKVEAADLVSKMKSVEF from the coding sequence ATGGACAAACCAAAGTTTAATAGGATTAAAGCTGTTTTGGCTGAAAAAGGGATTTCAAATAAGGAATTGGCTGAAAATGTTGGTGTTACAGAAGGAACCGTCTCTACCTGGTGTAGAAATTACAAACAGCCTAAGATTGAAACCCTTTTTGAAATTGCCCGGTATCTAAAAGTTGAAGCGGCTGATTTGGTGAGCAAAATGAAGTCTGTGGAATTTTAA